The proteins below come from a single Triticum aestivum cultivar Chinese Spring chromosome 5D, IWGSC CS RefSeq v2.1, whole genome shotgun sequence genomic window:
- the LOC123125320 gene encoding protein NO VEIN, whose translation MAAARAHVERLRRERYYIGRGEQNPLAEDMHQAVNYLSQELYSKDVHFLMELVQNAEDNEYPDVVAPSLEFLVTSTDITGSGASSTLLIFNNEKGFSPSNIQSICGVGKSTKKGNRDKGYIGEKGIGFKSVFLISSQPHIFSNGYQIKFNEKPCPECNIGYIVPE comes from the exons ATGGCGGCTGCACGGGCGCACGTGGAGAGGCTTCGGCGGGAGCGGTACTACATCGGGCGCGGCGAGCAGAACCCGCTGGCGGAGGACATGCACCAGGCGGTGAACTACCTGAGCCAGGAGCTCTACTCCAAGGACGTCCACTTCCTCATGGAGCTCGTCCAG AACGCTGAAGACAATGAGTACCCTGATGTAGTAGCACCTTCATTGGAGTTTCTAGTAACATCAACTGACATCACTGGATCTGGTGCATCGTCAACTTTACTCATTTTCAACAACGAGAAGGGCTTCTCTCCATCGAATATTCAGTCTATTTGTGGCGTGGGCAAATCAACGAAAAAAGGAAACAGGGACAAGGGTTACATTGGAGAGAAAG GTATTGGATTCAAAAGTGTGTTCCTGATATCAAGCCAGCCCCATATATTCAGTAATGGGTATCAAATCAAGTTTAATGAGAAGCCGTGTCCAGAATGCAATATTGGATACATTGTCCCAGAGTAG
- the LOC123125321 gene encoding protein FEZ-like has protein sequence MEGINDVNMDKSDEIIMPGFRFHPTDEELVSFYLKKKIQQKPISIELIRQLDIYKFDPWDLPKLASTGETDWYFYCPRDRKYRNSARPNRVTAAGFWKATGTDRPIYSSEGTRCIGLKKSLVFYRGRAARGIKTDWMMHEFRLPSLTNPSLPKRPIDKNIPLNDSWTICKIFKKTSSMAQQMALSHTWGPPLPETTEQDLFSAMQPMQASNFASQSSFCSSQVAEAPASQFNSKHGFQGQQQLQKPSNTQDGSSCKVISFNCNPSLELEDINVGMSSRNQDSSTMKHGNTFSMNNELDAPGRLNFPFDLGADSSDDWKCNIPWESFLSPTVPAEMPQY, from the exons ATGGAGGGCATAAATGATGTCAACATGGACAAATCAGATGAGATCATCATGCCGGGGTTCCGGTTCCATCCTACCGATGAAGAGCTCGTTAGTTTCTACCTCAAGAAGAAGATCCAGCAAAAGCCTATCTCTATTGAGCTCATCAGGCAGCTGGACATCTACAAGTTTGACCCGTGGGACCTCCCAA AGCTTGCGAGCACCGGTGAGACGGACTGGTACTTCTACTGCCCAAGGGACCGGAAATATCGCAACAGCGCGAGACCAAACCGAGTCACAGCAGCTGGGTTCTGGAAAGCCACAGGGACAGACAGGCCGATCTACTCCTCCGAGGGCACCAGGTGCATAGGCCTGAAGAAGTCCCTTGTCTTCTACAGAGGCAGAGCAGCAAGAGGGATCAAAACCGATTGGATGATGCATGAGTTCAGGCTTCCTTCACTAACCAATCCATCACTTCCCAAGAGACCGATCGACAAGAACATCCCGCTCAAC GACTCTTGGACCATATGTAAGATCTTCAAGAAGACCAGTTCGATGGCACAACAAATGGCGCTGTCCCACACTTGGGGGCCTCCACTACCTGAGACAACTGAGCAAGATCTCTTCTCCGCAATGCAACCGATGCAAGCTTCAAATTTTGCTTCACAGAGCTCCTTCTGCTCATCGCAAGTTGCAGAGGCACCAGCAAGTCAGTTCAACAGCAAACATGGGTTCCAGGGACAGCAGCAGCTTCAGAAACCCAGCAACACACAGGATGGCTCTTCATGCAAGGTCATAAGCTTTAACTGCAATCCATCTCTGGAACTGGAAG ATATAAATGTCGGCATGAGCAGCAGGAACCAAGATTCATCCACAATGAAGCATGGCAATACTTTCAGTATGAACAATGAGTTGGACGCTCCGGGGAGACTCAACTTCCCATTCGATTTAGGAGCAGACTCTTCAGATGACTGGAAGTGCAACATACCTTGGGAATCCTTTCTTAGCCCAACTGTCCCTGCTGAGATGCCACAGTACTAG
- the LOC123125322 gene encoding E3 ubiquitin-protein ligase WAV3-like, with product MSITTHCEYPAIAKDASRDGFAVLVHAKAPALAPAAAKAARAPLDLVMVLDVSGSMGGRKLALLKQAVGFVIDKLGPHDRLSLVSFSCDARRLTRLTRMSDAGRASTERTVESLAAGGGTNIKEGLREAAKVIDGRRYRNAVTGVILLSDGQDNYTLSSRFYNQDVATDYSVLVPPSLIRTGDGSSPPIHTFGFGTDHDSAAMHTIAEATGGTFAFIENEAVIQDSFAQCIGGLLSVAAQEARVAVECVCPGVRVRSIKSGRYKSRVDADGRAAAVEVGELYADEERRFLLLVDVPAAGATDDVTSLMKVSCTYRDVATGQSVDVAGEDVAVKRPVEAPEAEPDVEVERERLRVQAAEDIAAARAAAERGEHAEASEMLSRRRMALRQSPLGASGDAGCAELAAELGELSERVGDRREYDLSGRASLLCGMSAHSQQRTSVKVGRARYATPAMRKMVDLSVKTREQQQQQQQAQAQAQPSPPSRTTMPPPPPPSTATPALAKNLVRRYHRFLRLK from the coding sequence ATGTCCATCACGACGCACTGCGAATACCCTGCCATCGCCAAGGACGCCAGCCGCGACGGCTTCGCGGTGCTCGTGCACGCCAAGGCTCCCGCGCTGGCTCCGGCCGCGGCGAAGGCGGCGCGCGCGCCCCTTGATCTCGTGATGGTGCTCGACGTCAGCGGGAGCATGGGCGGCCGCAAGCTGGCGCTGCTTAAGCAGGCCGTGGGCTTCGTCATCGACAAGCTCGGCCCCCACGACCGCCTCAGCCTCGTGTCCTTCTCGTGCGACGCCCGCCGCCTCACCCGCCTCACGCGCATGTCCGACGCCGGGCGGGCCTCGACCGAGCGCACCGTGGAGTCCCTGGCCGCGGGTGGCGGGACCAACATCAAGGAGGGCCTTCGCGAGGCGGCCAAGGTGATCGACGGCCGCCGCTACAGGAACGCCGTCACCGGCGTCATcctgctctccgacggccaagacAACTACACGCTGTCTTCAAGGTTTTACAATCAAGACGTGGCCACCGACTACAGCGTGCTCGTGCCACCTTCCCTGATCCGCACGGGCGACGGGTCCTCGCCGCCGATCCACACGTTCGGCTTTGGGACCGACCACGACTCGGCGGCCATGCACACCATCGCGGAGGCCACCGGCGGCACGTTCGCCTTCATCGAGAACGAGGCCGTCATCCAGGACTCGTTCGCGCAGTGCATCGGCGGGCTTCTCTCGGTCGCCGCGCAGGAGGCGCGCGTCGCCGTCGAGTGCGTCTGCCCCGGCGTTCGCGTTCGGTCCATCAAGTCGGGGCGCTACAAGAGCCGCGTCGATGCCGACGGGCGCGCCGCCGCGGTGGAAGTCGGGGAGCTATACGCCGACGAGGAAAGGCGCTTCCTGCTGCTAGTGGACGTGCCGGCGGCCGGCGCCACGGACGACGTGACATCGCTGATGAAGGTGAGCTGCACATACCGCGACGTGGCGACCGGGCAGTCGGTGGACGTGGCAGGCGAGGATGTGGCGGTGAAGAGGCCGGTCGAGGCGCCGGAGGCAGAGCCGGACGTGGAGGTCGAGCGGGAGCGCCTCCGCGTGCAGGCCGCCGAGGACatcgcggcggcgcgggcggcggccgagcgcggcgagcacgcggaGGCGTCGGAGATGCTCAGCCGCCGGCGCATGGCGCTGAGGCAGTCGCCGCTGGGCGCGAGCGGCGACGCCGGGTGCGCGGAGCTGGCGGCGGAGCTGGGCGAGCTGAGCGAGCGCGTGGGGGACCGGAGGGAGTACGACCTGTCGGGGCGCGCGTCGTTGCTGTGCGGCATGAGCGCGCACTCGCAGCAGCGCACGTCGGTCAAAGTTGGGAGGGCGAGGTACGCGACTCCCGCCATGCGTAAGATGGTGGACCTGTCGGTGAAGACTcgtgagcagcagcagcagcagcaacaggcaCAGGCACAGGCACAGCCATCGCCGCCCTCGAGGACGAcgatgccgccgccaccaccaccttcGACGGCGACGCCGGCTCTCGCTAAGAACCTGGTGAGAAGGTACCACCGATTTCTACGTCTCAAGTGA